A single genomic interval of Oryza sativa Japonica Group chromosome 7, ASM3414082v1 harbors:
- the LOC9271765 gene encoding uncharacterized protein isoform X2 — translation MAEGERELHVRALDGRSTVVALAAAASVRDLKAALRSSFPPAQVSPSFHLFLKGTKLRVEAEIGTLAVGEGEFIVLVPFARKSQQCSPVAMAEQGQITESPRSSQVSTGANSARRGITDNLSSIPSSPHAETASRYFSSGANSAWQEIMDDLSSISSSPQDDSASKNFCAQSTIPCSGNSVEDVSTDQRLPTGNSNKRRKPCKENGNAFNEMPTSGANSAAGQPSIDKKSSIARSAATSCHGTCHLGPAEMVDHLKQGLGKEGQIVHIEEIPCRAASFAELPNHLSEATREALKSIGVSRLYSHQSRAIHSSIAGRHVAIATSTSSGKSLCYNIPVLESLCQNLMACALYIFPTKALAQDQLRSLLEMKNALHTDIDVNIYDGDTPREDRTWIRDNARLLITNPDMLHMSILPCHGQFQRILSNLRYIVIDEAHSYKGAFGCHTALILRRLKRICSNIYGSHPTFIFCTATSANPREHVMELAKLDNVELIENDGSPCGFKYFLLWNPPLHMTKEGSSKDSLLTRRSSPIVEVSYLLSEMVQHGLRCIAFCKTRKLCELVLAYTREILQETAKELVDTICVYRAGYIAEDRRKIEANLFQGKLLGVAATNALELGIDVGHIDATLHLGFPGSIASLWQQAGRSGRRAKQSLAIYVAFEGPLDQYFMKFPHKLFGKPIEHCQVDSHNQKLLEQHLACAAYEHPLCVQYDADYFCSSLNSVMMALKDKGCLINNPSGPFSSSMWSYVGPEKRPSQAVSIRAIEHDKYRVIDKLNNRLLEEIEESKAFFQGVNYLVEELDLSSRTAFCRKADLKYYTKTRDYTDINVLGGEFAHLPPSMCKTNGVKTTAQANDCKVTTKWFGFYRIWKSNNKISDSIELNLPPYSFNSQAVWVRIPHSVKTNVEERKLQFRGGSHAASHALLNIVPLHMTCNASDLGTECANPHETRGIPDRILLYDKHPGGIGIALQIKSLFGELLLAALELVSECNCTSSAGCPNCIQTLTCGEYNEVLDKEAAILILKGVIEYERSYFEKEDGSDQGVR, via the exons atggcggagggggagagggagctcCATGTCCGGGCCCTCGACGGGCGGTCCACCGtcgtcgcgctcgccgccgccgcctccgtgcgGGATCTCAAGGCCGCGCTCCGGAGCTCCTTCCCTCCCGCGCAGGTCTCCCCCAGCTTCCACCTCTTCCTCAAG GGCACCAAATTGCGCGTGGAGGCCGAGATTGGCACTCTTGCTGTTGGTGAGGGGGAATTTATTGTCCTTGTTCCATTCGCAAGGAAGTCGCAGCAGTGTTCTCCGGTGGCAATGGCAGAACAAGGGCAGATTACTGAATCACCAAGATCATCGCAAGTGTCAACTGGGGCGAATTCAGCTCGGAGAGGCATTACGGATAACCTCTCATCAATCCCAAGCAGCCCACATGCTGAAACGGCGTCCAGATATTTTTCGAGTGGGGCTAATTCAGCTTGGCAAGAAATTATGGATGATCTTTCATCGATCTCTAGCAGCCCACAGGATGATTCTGCATCCAAAAACTTTTGTGCCCAAAGCACTATCCCTTGTTCTGGGAATTCTGTAGAGGATGTGTCAACAGATCAAAGGTTACCTACTGGGAATTCAAATAAAAGGAGGAAGCCATGTAAGGAAAATGGAAATGCATTCAACGAAATGCCTACCTCTGGAGCGAACAGTGCTGCTGGCCAGCCTAGCATAGATAAGAAAAGTAGCATTGCCAGATCTGCTGCAACATCTTGCCAT GGCACGTGCCATTTAGGGCCTGCTGAAATGGTTGACCATCTGAAACAAGGACTTGGAAAGGAGGGACAG ATTGTACATATTGAAGAGATACCATGTCGAGCGGCATCTTTTGCAGAACTTCCTAATCATCTTTCAGAGGCTACGAGGGAAGCATTAAAAAGTATTGGAGTATCTAGGTTGTACAGCCACCAG TCTCGAGCTATACACTCTTCCATTGCTGGAAGGCATGTTGCCATTGCAACATCAACATCTAGTGGAAAGTCTCTGTGCTATAACATTCCAGTCCTTGAATCTCTCTGTCAAAACCTGATGGCATGTGCTTTGTATATATTTCCAACAAAG GCTCTAGCTCAAGATCAGCTAAGGAGTTTACTCGAGATGAAGAATGCACTTCACACTGATATTGATGTTAACATATATGATGGTGATACTCCTAGAGAAGACCGTACGTGGATCAGAGATAATGCCCGTCTG TTAATTACCAATCCAGATATGCTGCACATGTCAATTTTGCCATGCCATGGTCAATTCCAAAGGATTTTGTCCAATCTCAG GTATATTGTCATTGATGAAGCACATTCATACAAGGGAGCATTTGGCTGCCATACTGCACTTATTCTTAGAAGATTGAAGCGCATTTGTTCAAACA TTTATGGCAGTCATCCTACTTTCATATTTTGTACGGCTACTTCAGCAAACCCGCGTGAGCATGTGATG GAGCTAGCCAAACTGGATAATGTAGAGCTGATCGAGAATGATGGAAGTCCTTGTGGTTTTAAATACTTCCTCTTGTGGAATCCCCCGCTACATATGACGAAGGAGGGGAGTTCAAAAGATAGCTTATTAACTAGACGCTCAAG TCCAATAGTTGAGGTTTCTTATCTATTATCTGAGATGGTTCAGCACGGGCTTCGCTGCATTGCATTCTGTAAAACAAGGAAGCTCTGTGAGCTTGTTCTAGCATACAC GCGTGAAATTCTTCAAGAGACTGCCAAAGAATTGGTAGATACTATCTGTGTATATCGTGCAGGCTACATTGCTGAG gaCAGGAGAAAAATTGAGGCCAACCTTTTTCAGGGAAAACTTCTTGGTGTTGCTGCCACCAATGCTCTTGAACTAGGGATTGATGTTGGCCATATCGATGCAACATTGCATCTTGGATTTCCTGGGAGTATTGCTAG CCTGTGGCAGCAAGCTGGAAGATCTGGAAGAAGAGCAAAACAATCATTAGCCATTTATGTTGCCTTTGAGGGCCCTTTAGATCAGTATTTCATGAAATTCCCACATAAACTATTTGGCAAGCCAATTGAGCATTGCCAAGTCGATTCACATAATCAGAAG CTTTTGGAACAGCATCTTGCTTGTGCTGCTTATGAACATCCATTGTGTGTGCAATATGATGCGGATTACTTTTGTTCTAGCCTGAACAGTGTAATGATGGCCCTGAAAGACAAAGGCTGTCTCATAAACAATCCCTCTGGACCTTTCTCATCAAGCATGTGGAGTTATGTTGGACCTGAG AAAAGACCTTCACAGGCGGTGAGCATACGGGCAATTGAGCATGACAAATACAGAGTAATAGACAAGTTAAATAACCGGTTACTGGAAGAAATTGAGGAAAGTAAGGCCTTTTTCCAG GGTGTCAATTACTTAGTTGAGGAACTTGATTTGTCATCAAGGACAGCATTCTGTAGGAAAGCTGATTTGAAGTATTACACAAAAACACGAGACTACACAGACATCAATGTCCTTGGAGGAGAGTTT GCTCATCTTCCACCAAGTATGTGTAAAACTAACGGGGTGAAGACAACCGCCCAAGCAAATGATTGCAAAGTGACTACTAAATGGTTTGGTTTTTATCGCATATGGAAATCAAACAACAAAATATCTGATAGCATAGAGCTTAACCTGCCTCCATATTCCTTCAATTCCCAG GCTGTTTGGGTGCGAATCCCGCACTCGGTGAAAACTAATGTCGAGGAAAGGAAACTACAGTTTCGAGGTGGCTCGCATGCTGCTTCACATGCTCTGCTGAACATAGTGCCTCT GCATATGACGTGTAATGCTTCTGACCTAGGAACAGAATGTGCAAATCCTCATGAAACCCGTGGTATTCCAGACAGAATTCTGTTATACGATAAACACCCTGGTGGTATCGGCATAGCATTGCAG ATCAAATCACTCTTTGGGGAACTACTACTTGCTGCTTTAGAACTTGTTTCAGAATGCAACTGTACTAGTTCAGCCGGCTGTCCAAATTGTATCCAA acACTAACATGCGGTGAATATAATGAGGTTTTGGACAAGGAGGCAGCAATTTTGATTTTGAAG GGAGTAATTGAATATGAAAGATCATATTTTGAAAAAGAAGATGGTTCCGACCAAGGAGTGAGATGA